The Falco peregrinus isolate bFalPer1 chromosome 1, bFalPer1.pri, whole genome shotgun sequence genome has a window encoding:
- the SPI1 gene encoding transcription factor PU.1 isoform X2, whose product MVPYESDLYRQPHDYYQYLNSDGESHGDHYWDYHPHHMHSEFETFGDNHFTELQSVQPPQLQQLYRHMEIEQMHVLDSAIPTTHIGLNHQAEQPQLSQPVCIGEVLQPPDHLCGPPLDSLQQVSYLPRMCLQYSSPPQPSSDEEDIERQSPPLEVSDGETDGVDPGPGIMHGETGSKKKIRLYQFLLDLLRSGDMKDSIWWVDKEKGTFQFSSKHKEALAHRWGIQKGNRKKMTYQKMARALRNYGKTGEVKKVKKKLTYQFSGEVMGRGVTDRKHYPH is encoded by the exons ATGGTACCCTATGAGTCAGACCTCTACCGACAGCCCCATGACTACTACCAATATCTCAACAGTGATGGAGAGAGTCATGGTG atcATTACTGGGACTATCATCCACACCACATGCACAGTGAGTTTGAGACCTTTGGAGACAATCACTTCACGGAACTGCAGAGCGTAcagcctccccagctgcagcagctgtacaGGCACATGGAAATTGAACAAATGCATGTCTTGGACTCTGCAATCCCAACCACACACATCGGACTCAACCATCAG gctgaacaaccccaactctctcagcctgtctgcataggagaggtgctccagccccctgaccatctttgtggccctcctctggactcgctccaacag GTGTCCTATTTGCCCCGGATGTGCCTACAGTACTCCTCTCCACCGCAGCCCAGTTCTGATGAGGAGGACATAGAGAGGCAGAGCCCCCCACTGGAGGTGtcagatggggaaactgatgGTGTGGACCCTGGGCCTGGAATTATGCATGGAGAAACAG GCAGCAAGAAAAAGATACGTCTGTATCAGTTCCTTCTGGACCTTCTTCGCAGTGGAGACATGAAGGACAGCATCTGGTGGGTGGACAAGGAAAAAGGtactttccagttctcctccaaACACAAAGAGGCACTGGCGCATCGCTGGGGCATCCAGAAGGGCAATCGCAAGAAAATGACCTACCAGAAGATGGCACGGGCTTTGAGAAACTATGGCAAGACAGGGGAAGTCAAGAAAGTCAAGAAGAAGCTGACCTACCAGTTTAGTGGAGAGGTGATGGGAAGAGGGGTCACTGATAGGAAGCATTATCCTCACTGA
- the SPI1 gene encoding transcription factor PU.1 isoform X1 — translation MLQACKMEGFPLIPPPSEDMVPYESDLYRQPHDYYQYLNSDGESHGDHYWDYHPHHMHSEFETFGDNHFTELQSVQPPQLQQLYRHMEIEQMHVLDSAIPTTHIGLNHQAEQPQLSQPVCIGEVLQPPDHLCGPPLDSLQQVSYLPRMCLQYSSPPQPSSDEEDIERQSPPLEVSDGETDGVDPGPGIMHGETGSKKKIRLYQFLLDLLRSGDMKDSIWWVDKEKGTFQFSSKHKEALAHRWGIQKGNRKKMTYQKMARALRNYGKTGEVKKVKKKLTYQFSGEVMGRGVTDRKHYPH, via the exons ATGTTGCAAGCTTGCAAAATGGAAGGATTTCCCCTCATTCCCCCT CCCTCTGAAGATATGGTACCCTATGAGTCAGACCTCTACCGACAGCCCCATGACTACTACCAATATCTCAACAGTGATGGAGAGAGTCATGGTG atcATTACTGGGACTATCATCCACACCACATGCACAGTGAGTTTGAGACCTTTGGAGACAATCACTTCACGGAACTGCAGAGCGTAcagcctccccagctgcagcagctgtacaGGCACATGGAAATTGAACAAATGCATGTCTTGGACTCTGCAATCCCAACCACACACATCGGACTCAACCATCAG gctgaacaaccccaactctctcagcctgtctgcataggagaggtgctccagccccctgaccatctttgtggccctcctctggactcgctccaacag GTGTCCTATTTGCCCCGGATGTGCCTACAGTACTCCTCTCCACCGCAGCCCAGTTCTGATGAGGAGGACATAGAGAGGCAGAGCCCCCCACTGGAGGTGtcagatggggaaactgatgGTGTGGACCCTGGGCCTGGAATTATGCATGGAGAAACAG GCAGCAAGAAAAAGATACGTCTGTATCAGTTCCTTCTGGACCTTCTTCGCAGTGGAGACATGAAGGACAGCATCTGGTGGGTGGACAAGGAAAAAGGtactttccagttctcctccaaACACAAAGAGGCACTGGCGCATCGCTGGGGCATCCAGAAGGGCAATCGCAAGAAAATGACCTACCAGAAGATGGCACGGGCTTTGAGAAACTATGGCAAGACAGGGGAAGTCAAGAAAGTCAAGAAGAAGCTGACCTACCAGTTTAGTGGAGAGGTGATGGGAAGAGGGGTCACTGATAGGAAGCATTATCCTCACTGA
- the SPI1 gene encoding transcription factor PU.1 isoform X3, with protein sequence MLQACKMEGFPLIPPPSEDMVPYESDLYRQPHDYYQYLNSDGESHGDHYWDYHPHHMHSEFETFGDNHFTELQSVQPPQLQQLYRHMEIEQMHVLDSAIPTTHIGLNHQVSYLPRMCLQYSSPPQPSSDEEDIERQSPPLEVSDGETDGVDPGPGIMHGETGSKKKIRLYQFLLDLLRSGDMKDSIWWVDKEKGTFQFSSKHKEALAHRWGIQKGNRKKMTYQKMARALRNYGKTGEVKKVKKKLTYQFSGEVMGRGVTDRKHYPH encoded by the exons ATGTTGCAAGCTTGCAAAATGGAAGGATTTCCCCTCATTCCCCCT CCCTCTGAAGATATGGTACCCTATGAGTCAGACCTCTACCGACAGCCCCATGACTACTACCAATATCTCAACAGTGATGGAGAGAGTCATGGTG atcATTACTGGGACTATCATCCACACCACATGCACAGTGAGTTTGAGACCTTTGGAGACAATCACTTCACGGAACTGCAGAGCGTAcagcctccccagctgcagcagctgtacaGGCACATGGAAATTGAACAAATGCATGTCTTGGACTCTGCAATCCCAACCACACACATCGGACTCAACCATCAG GTGTCCTATTTGCCCCGGATGTGCCTACAGTACTCCTCTCCACCGCAGCCCAGTTCTGATGAGGAGGACATAGAGAGGCAGAGCCCCCCACTGGAGGTGtcagatggggaaactgatgGTGTGGACCCTGGGCCTGGAATTATGCATGGAGAAACAG GCAGCAAGAAAAAGATACGTCTGTATCAGTTCCTTCTGGACCTTCTTCGCAGTGGAGACATGAAGGACAGCATCTGGTGGGTGGACAAGGAAAAAGGtactttccagttctcctccaaACACAAAGAGGCACTGGCGCATCGCTGGGGCATCCAGAAGGGCAATCGCAAGAAAATGACCTACCAGAAGATGGCACGGGCTTTGAGAAACTATGGCAAGACAGGGGAAGTCAAGAAAGTCAAGAAGAAGCTGACCTACCAGTTTAGTGGAGAGGTGATGGGAAGAGGGGTCACTGATAGGAAGCATTATCCTCACTGA